The genomic DNA GTTCAATAAATTGTATTGTGGCaaataactttttgaagaattatATTCCTATATCATAATTTATACAAGAACAAATTCCATTTGTAACTAGAtgaaataaataatcatattGTGAAAAACTTTTAGTAAAATGTGAATTGAAGTAATTAAGAAGTATTATTTAGGCTAATAAAGCCTTATTAGCCTTAAAACCAAAGCCAGAAACCATGAAGAACACTTTGatagactatttaaaaattatagcaaaaCAAGCAATTTCACTTCTTCTCTCCCCAAATGTATGTTCAACTGAGGAACAAAATCGGGACATATATAGGAAATAAAGGTACATTATCCTTGTAATGCAAAGAATTCATAtaaatcaagaaggaaaaagacaaatactttttCCCACTGCAAAGAAAAATGAGCTCAGAGGTGAACAGGTTGTTCACATTACACGTCAAGCGGTCATGTGAAAAACATTCAGCCCTCTAATaatcaaagaaacacaaattgaCACAAAAGAtgccactttttatttttggattggccattttaaaaagaacaagtcCACTGTCTTTGAGTGCATAGGACTAACTACTGTTGCACATCATTGGTGAGAGGTACCTTTCTGTAGGTAATGAAGATCTCTGTATAAAAATGGTATCTAAAAATTCTGCTTTCAAGAATTTATCCTAAGAACGCTCTAAGTGAACAAAGATACTTGTACAATATTATCATGTGGTTTATGATAGTGAAAAAGTCAATGCAACCTAAGTGTTATAGAAACCGGTTGAATAAGTTGGAAAGTTCATGTAATGGCATTCTAGACAGTCATCAGAAATAAGCACgtggccggtgggggggggggggtggtggcacctgggtggctcagttggttgagcatgttcagctcaggtcatgatctcacagttcatgagtttgagccccacatggggctcagagcctggagtctgcttctgattctgtgtctccctctctctctgttcctccccactctcgatctgcccctctctctcaaaaacaaacattaaaaaattttaaaaaaagcgtGTGAGTCTGTACTAGTTGTCTGAAAGATACCCACAATATATTCATGCCAGAACAGTTgagttcaaagaaataaaatcaaaacaagtgTCTGTACATAGAAAAACTATGATATACCCAAATTTTAGTAACACTTATTTTGGAGTAGTTAGGTTGGACAGGTTGTAATATCTTGTTACTCATTTATACATTTCTACACCATCTGAATCTTTTGCAATAATCATtataaccagaaaaagaaaacccacaaaacatcTGTAAAGAAAGAGTGAGAAGAATGAATAGAAGAAAAGGGAGTGATAGTGAAGGGGAGAAGACGCATTTTCTAGGAGGTTTACCCTtgctttgttgcttttttgtCTTCTGAGGCTACATTGTAAAAAATTCTCCTTCAGTTTTCTACTTTTAATCCGATTGGAGAGCCtcttaaaatacatgtatttaaaccAAAATCTTGCAATTTagggaaaaatataagaaatcaaTCCATGATCTTGAGAATCTAGGAGATTTGCCTAAGGAGAAAATTCAGTTGAATGGGATTACCAGCCACACAAGCGCCTGTAACCCAAGAGGGGCCAGAGCATATAGCAAGCACCTTGCACTGTTTGCTGCTTTGCTGCAGCAAAACCTTTCCCAACAGGAAAGTTAGGAAAGACGtacatgttctttctttctttattcttctagATACCAtagctcatatttatttttgttctttgcagAATTGCACAGTTGAATTTTGTGTTATACCTTCAGCTGGAACTGGAGACCTTCTTTATCTATGATACTGGAGACCTTTTTTATTAACccatttaataaatatgattGAAACCTAAGCTGTGGCAGGTACTGTTCTAGATATATGGGATTTATTACTGTCCATCGTTCCTGGAACTTGCTTTCTATCCCTGTAAGAAACAATCATAAAAAAGTAGCTATTTGTTGAAGCTATTTGCTACTTATTCAGTACCCCAAAGAGAAGTTTCTTAAGACCTAAAATCTGAAAAGTGGATAAAGGAATTCATATAAAGTTAACTCGTgggcaaagaaggaaaatttttcccttttgatttgcCAGGGAAGTTTAGTCTATTGTTAACTCAACTTGAGTAACTGTAAGATTTTATGTCTATCCTATTCCAATCAAACTTTCCCCCCTTTTGGAACTCCTTATCTTCCCATTTCCTCTATATCTTCATTGgccttgcttttaaaatttttgaatttttttgtttcactgtATTCTAATGTACTTGTAGAGTGCTTCAAATCTCAAATACTTTGTGGGGTTAGAGAACAAGATACACCATGAGGAAACAGACATATCCAGAATGTGGTGTGTTTTTTAAGACACATGACCTTCTCTCTTCAAAAAGCCAATAGTAAGAAAAGCTAAAAAATGGGAGGGATTATTATTCGAGtttgagaaatgggaaaaaaaacttctcaaaaacATAGCCAAATGTAACAAGTGACCCTTGTTTGGATCCTGTCTCAAAAGAAAGTATCCACTATAAAAGATTATCTTCaggaaagatgaggaaatttGAAGATGGCATGGaaaacagataattttaataaattattgttaaTCTTCTCAAGGCTTAATAAGAGTATTATGATTATGAAAGAGAACGTTCTTATGCTTAGAGATACATACTTAAGTATGTTGGGGTGATATGTGTTCTCTGCAACTTTGGAATGATTCACCAAAATTTATGttttacaaacatttataaacagATAAAGCACATTTGGCAAATGATAATTGTTGAATTGTTGAGTCTGGATATTGGGTAGTATTGCTGAATTAGAGTGGATACTGTATTATTCTTTCATATATTCtgtgaaatatttggaaactttaaaaattgatatatatctatttattatgcaaagataaaatatataaaactgattataaaaaatattcaactatTTTAGTGAAACAATTTCTTATGCAGTAAAGCTTCTAAAGAAAGAGACTGACGCCTTAATTTTCTATGGGGATTAAATTGAGAGACCCTATTATTATGGTCCAATCATCACTAGAGCCACTAGAGGTGTTTGGCAGAATTTTGATTTCCAGTGTTACACAAACCTACAGACCAGTCTATGGGTAATTTACATATTCATTAGCTCCCTGAGTAGTATTTTCATTCACCTGATTTTGGGAATCATTATCTTAGATTTCATATTTTGCATCTACACTTCCTAATGTATTCTTCTTAAATGGCTATTTTCTTAGGCAAGCCATTAGAAATTGTAACAGATAATATTgtggttaaattaaaaaaaatatgcttcagatatcatttgtaaaatgaatcaATGAACCTTATGTTAAAACTATTTTAGGGAATTATATATTCTACCTGATAGAGATGTATCTTTCTTGTTATCTTGAGGGAGGGAGACCACAGCATTGTCACAAAAGTAAATGTGTATGTAGCcttgaaagggaaaaaagctttaaaattccTAAAGAACTTGGACAGAAATTTAGTTGAAACCCTAGAGTTATAAGGAGAAGAGTTAGCGTCGATAATGTAGTCCATttcaatatctatttttaaattagaatttcttttatgatttaaagaaaagttgatGTCAAAGAATATGTGATCCTAAAATATTGaccagaataaacaaaatataaaataaaaaaaaaacaaacaaaaactgtggTTATCACAACTATACATCTAAGTACGTTCATAAAATTGTGAACACaatgaacagagaaaagaatACAACAAGGGTGTTCAACTTGGCTACAGGGATTTTAAGAGTACTCTTTTTACCCTGATActgaaaaacagcaacaaaattgGGCTCATTCAGGAAAAACCAGAAAAGTATTGTCTTTGAAAACTGGTAACAACAGTCCTTTTTAGGAAAAACATCTGTCAGTTTCATGAACAACTCCCAgataaaacaaagaggaaaaaagtcacACACACGATTCATTCTATTTAACACAACCAGCAATACAACCATCGCTCAAACCATGAGGTAGCGACAGTACAAAAAGACTGGCGCGCATATGCACACCCACACATGCTCACAATACGCCAACTACAGAATACACACAGAAAATGCGTTTACAATCTTattacagacaaggaaaagacctttttttgttgtttagaaAAGGCATAGAAATGGCCTAGAcgttttaataaaattataattaaaacttggaaattaaattatatatgaatgacttatttacttttttcccctagCACTCTGTGTTTGAATGAAATGATCTTGTATTACAACAGAAGGGGAAAGGATTCAAGCGGTGTTTTATCACCAGTCTTAAAATTCCATGGACATGCAGGGTAACTTTAAGATTTTTCGTAAATTTGGTATTTAAAAGATCATTTCTGAGAGAGTCGTTTCACTGGAAGTGGAAGCTAGAATATGCAGGGTTGAGAAGTGAGGGCGGAGAGAGTAGACCACTTCTTGATAAATTCGGGGTTTGTTATTTTTGCCGCTGTTACTATGACATCACTGGAAAGCTGAAATTACTCCCACTCCGGACCTTACTGAACTCTCGCGATACTAGAGCTCAGTGGAGCGCGAAACGccgtgggaggggctggggtaaGATCAACCGACTTCCGGCCAGGCCGTTGTCTGGGTGGCGCGGTCGAGTCATCGTTGGGCCTCGCCGCTTCGATCTCCtatcccttcccccccaccccccgccccagcgcGGGGGGTCGACCAGTCAAGTGGCGCGGGAGGCGTCTCGGATCTTCCCCTTCATTTCGCTGTGGCCAGCTACCTGGCTCCCCGCGCTGGGGGTCTGGGGTCCTTGGGGGCCCGCGAGGCCCGGTCTGAGGGGCCGGGGCCTACGTGGGCCCGCCGCTGGGCCCCATGAGGCATAGCCTGACCAAACTGCTGGCGGCCTCAGGCAGCGACTCCCCAACCCGCAGCGAGAGTCCGGCGCCGGCCGCGACCTGCTTGCTGCCCCCGGACCTGAcccgggcggcggcggctgcagcggcggcggcggaggaggaAGAGACGGCGGCGGCCGGATCTCCCGGCCGCAAGCAGCCGCGCGGCGACGAGGGCGAGTTGGAGGCCGGGAGGGGGGGCCGCGGCGGCGTGGCCGTGCGCGCGCCCTCGCCcgaggagatggaggaggaggcgATCGCCAGCGTCCCCGGGGAGGAGACGGAGGACATGGACTTTCTGTCCGGGCTGGAACTGGCAGATCTTTTGGACCCCCGGCAACCGGACTGGCACCTGGAGCCCGGACTCAGCTCGCCCGGGCCTCTCTCGTCGTCCGGCGGAGGCTCGGATAGCGGCGGTCTGTGGAGAGGGGACGACGACGACGAGGCCGCGGCTGCCGAGATGCAGCGCTTTTCTGACCTGCTGCAGAGGCTCTTAAACGGCATCGGAGGCTGCAGCAGCGGCAGTGACAGTGGCAGCGGcgaaaagaggaggagaaagtccCCAGGAGGAGGCGCGGGCAGCAGCGGCAGCGACAACAACCAGGCGGCGACAAAGAGTCCCCGGaaggcggcggcggctgctgccCGTCTCAATCGGCTGAAGAAGAAGGAGTACGTGATGGGGCTGGAAAGTCGAGTCCGGGGTCTGGCAGCCGAGAACCAGGAGCTGCGGGCCGAGAATCGGGAGCTGGGCAAGCGCGTGCAGGCACTGCAGGAGGAGAGTCGATACCTACGGGCCGTCTTAGCCAACGAGACCGGACTGGCTCGCTTGCTGAGCCGGCTGAGCGGCGTGGGACTGCGGCTGACCACCTCGCTCTTCAGAGACTCGCCCGCCGGTGACCATGACTACGCTCTGCCCGTGGGAAAGCAGCAGCAGGACCTACTGGAAGAGGACGACTCGGCGGGAGGAGTGTGTCTTCATGTGGACAAGGATAAGGTGTCGGTGGAGTTCTGCTCGGCGTGCGCCCGGAAGGCGTCGTCTTCTCTTAAAATGTAGGGTCAAGTAATCTGCTCTTTATCCGCGTTTACCCCTTTCAACTCCCTTACACCATGTAAAACACCTTAGTGGGACATCTTCACTGGACACatttcagaggaggaaaacagTAATATTGAATCTTTAAGTGTTTAGCTAAAAGCATGAATGTGACACTGTAACCAACTCCTAATGATAACATGTGACTATTAAATCTCTCTGACAGTTTCTTTTTTAGGTGATTTCCTTCCTGCCAGGCTCCGTTGTAGGGGTTACAGAACAGTCGTTCCCGCCTCACAACCTGGTAAGGATCCATCTCTTCACGTAACGCTCATGCTCTGCTGCTTAGTCTACTTTAATGGGCAACATctcaatatgtgtgtgtgtggaggttttttttttttcttttttcttttttcttttttggaaggtgGGAGGGGAAATCTAATTTGGGCCCTGTCCACCCTGGAAACAGACTTGTGCTGGTCAATAATGTATTTAAGATGCTTCTTCTGGTTGAAATAGCTGTTAATGTGTCCCCTTGTTCAGACTTGCGTGTACCTAGCTCTTCTGTCCCCAGTGTGGAC from Panthera tigris isolate Pti1 chromosome D1, P.tigris_Pti1_mat1.1, whole genome shotgun sequence includes the following:
- the CREBZF gene encoding CREB/ATF bZIP transcription factor isoform X2, giving the protein MRHSLTKLLAASGSDSPTRSESPAPAATCLLPPDLTRAAAAAAAAAEEEETAAAGSPGRKQPRGDEGELEAGRGGRGGVAVRAPSPEEMEEEAIASVPGEETEDMDFLSGLELADLLDPRQPDWHLEPGLSSPGPLSSSGGGSDSGGLWRGDDDDEAAAAEMQRFSDLLQRLLNGIGGCSSGSDSGSGEKRRRKSPGGGAGSSGSDNNQAATKSPRKAAAAAARLNRLKKKEYVMGLESRVRGLAAENQELRAENRELGKRVQALQEESRYLRAVLANETGLARLLSRLSGVGLRLTTSLFRDSPAGDHDYALPVGKQQQDLLEEDDSAGGVCLHVDKDKVSVEFCSACARKASSSLKM
- the CREBZF gene encoding CREB/ATF bZIP transcription factor isoform X1, which codes for MRHSLTKLLAASGSDSPTRSESPAPAATCLLPPDLTRAAAAAAAAAEEEETAAAGSPGRKQPRGDEGELEAGRGGRGGVAVRAPSPEEMEEEAIASVPGEETEDMDFLSGLELADLLDPRQPDWHLEPGLSSPGPLSSSGGGSDSGGLWRGDDDDEAAAAEMQRFSDLLQRLLNGIGGCSSGSDSGSGEKRRRKSPGGGAGSSGSDNNQAATKSPRKAAAAAARLNRLKKKEYVMGLESRVRGLAAENQELRAENRELGKRVQALQEESRYLRAVLANETGLARLLSRLSGVGLRLTTSLFRDSPAGDHDYALPVGKQQQDLLEEDDSAGGVCLHVDKDKVSVEFCSACARKASSSLKIFFFR